From one Spiroplasma endosymbiont of Lasioglossum villosulum genomic stretch:
- the rbfA gene encoding 30S ribosome-binding factor RbfA, whose protein sequence is MSIIKFEQQESFLKKEITNILKKESKNILFKDITITNVKITKDNSYATIYWTVYLDNLDIKTISTALEKAKGFCRSALAKTSNKYKVPELRFKYDNTNTRVKNIEEILKNIKNNNSSNE, encoded by the coding sequence ATGTCTATCATTAAATTTGAACAACAAGAAAGTTTCTTAAAAAAAGAAATTACTAATATATTAAAAAAAGAATCAAAAAATATTCTTTTCAAAGATATCACTATTACTAATGTAAAAATAACAAAAGATAACAGTTATGCTACCATTTATTGAACAGTTTACTTAGATAATTTAGATATTAAAACCATTAGTACTGCTTTAGAAAAAGCTAAAGGTTTTTGTCGAAGCGCACTTGCTAAAACAAGTAATAAATATAAAGTTCCAGAATTACGCTTTAAATATGATAATACCAACACTAGAGTTAAAAACATTGAAGAAATATTAAAAAATATCAAAAATAATAATTCTTCAAATGAATAA
- a CDS encoding nuclease-related domain-containing protein, with protein sequence MSKNKKKNENISIVVFISLIIIITIIFLIKSLFKGLEKWIVNNVWITIIIIFSIIIVSILTTIILTNKYLKYKKNYFNLEKSKEIEYSYQIIELENRIKNYEKIYPNLKNFEHPYQYNDNLNNTLGIKGELIVKEKIISMFNEEDLQLFNNLYLQSIEGKINQIDHLLILNSCIFIIETKNWSLKTYGDYFKKNWIQYHGERQEFIPSPLYQNRSHVRTILYLLKKENINLKQFKFFSLVVFVQNNLQITENSNLKINEKALNLFELSEYIKNKIEENSGKCTSSSNSQRNIMNQIILNNNNPENIQIHKEQLDY encoded by the coding sequence ATGAGTAAAAATAAGAAAAAGAATGAAAATATTAGTATTGTAGTTTTTATTTCATTAATAATTATTATCACTATTATATTTTTGATTAAGTCATTATTTAAAGGTTTAGAAAAATGAATTGTTAATAATGTTTGAATAACTATAATTATTATATTTTCTATAATTATTGTTTCAATTTTAACTACTATTATATTGACAAATAAATATTTAAAATATAAAAAAAATTATTTTAATTTAGAAAAAAGTAAAGAAATAGAATATTCTTATCAAATAATAGAATTAGAAAATCGAATTAAAAATTATGAAAAAATTTATCCAAATTTAAAAAATTTTGAACATCCTTATCAATATAATGATAATTTAAATAATACGTTAGGTATTAAAGGTGAATTAATTGTTAAAGAAAAAATAATAAGTATGTTTAATGAAGAAGATTTACAATTATTTAACAATTTATATTTACAATCTATTGAGGGAAAAATTAATCAAATTGATCATTTATTAATTTTAAATAGTTGTATTTTTATAATTGAGACTAAAAATTGATCTTTAAAAACTTATGGAGATTATTTTAAAAAAAACTGAATCCAATATCATGGTGAAAGACAAGAATTTATTCCATCACCTCTTTATCAAAATAGAAGTCATGTTAGAACTATTCTGTATCTTTTAAAAAAAGAAAACATTAATTTAAAACAATTTAAATTTTTTAGCCTTGTAGTATTTGTTCAAAATAATTTACAAATTACTGAAAATAGTAACTTAAAAATAAATGAGAAAGCATTAAATTTATTTGAATTATCTGAATATATTAAAAATAAAATTGAAGAAAATTCAGGAAAATGTACTTCTTCTTCTAATAGTCAAAGAAATATAATGAATCAAATTATTTTAAATAATAATAATCCAGAAAACATTCAAATTCATAAAGAACAATTAGACTATTAA
- the rnpM gene encoding RNase P modulator RnpM, giving the protein MNKIPLIQRKKIPMRKCIVTNTILPKRELIRIVINKEGQLFIDKTGKQNGRGAYIQPKLELIPLLIKNKALERALKTKIPNEFYEQLINEIKKNWD; this is encoded by the coding sequence ATGAATAAAATACCTTTAATTCAACGTAAAAAAATACCAATGCGTAAATGTATAGTTACAAATACTATTTTACCTAAACGTGAATTAATTAGAATTGTTATTAATAAAGAAGGACAATTATTCATTGATAAAACTGGCAAACAAAATGGTCGAGGTGCCTACATCCAACCTAAACTTGAATTAATACCTTTGCTTATTAAAAATAAGGCATTAGAACGAGCATTAAAAACAAAAATTCCAAATGAATTTTATGAACAATTAATTAATGAAATTAAAAAAAATTGAGATTAA
- the alaS gene encoding alanine--tRNA ligase, with protein sequence MSIKWTTDKVRTTWLNFFKSYDHHILESASLVPNDDPSLLWINSGVATLKPYFDGRQTPIAKRLANSQKAIRTNDIENIGITARHQTFFEMLGNFSIGDYFKKEAIIWGWEFLTSKKWLNLDANLLYVTVFNEDEETYNLWLNIIKLPKERIIKGTRSTNFWDMGQGPCGPNTEIYYDRGIKYDPKNIGIKLLKDDIENDRYIEIWNIVFSQFNNDGKNNYTDLPRKNIDTGAGLERLVAILQDVPTNFDTDLFQNIIHECEKLTNFRYDINNYFTQEIKQKTINTAFKIIADHIRCLVFAISDGVFPSNKDRGYVLRRLIRRAVVYGQKLNINEPFLFKLVSIIIKVMGQHYQELHEKVDLVTNIIKSEELKFWTTLITGKQLLLQVISDNKKVDATAAFKLFDTYGYPIELTLEIANEENATVDLKGFQKLLDNSKDNTRKVRINHQALTIQSSLLTNLKVPSTFVGYDKEQINTNIVFMFKSEHEVKFLKNEKGYLILNETPFYAEKGGQASDDGIITGENGTASVIDVQQGPQKQHIHQVEVKGELTQTEIVEAQINSSHRFYTRKNHSGTHLLHAALRKLLGLHVMQSGSFNNYQYLRLDFSHYQMLTLEQIISIEQQVSKWIKGKYPCEIIYCTYEEAIKIGALAFFGEKYEEKVRVIKFGDFSIELCGGTHCYNSQEVEQLLITNVESKGSGSYRIHALTSLKTINEYLTQQIIMIKEQSNNLFMQYQKNKDNCMQEEIEKIYDTINNLKVVAADWRKGKMLLLELHGLFKKWQINFEELNRQKIVKKYLTLVPKNENNYKLLIANFENLDIKTLREIIEHYRNQYQNIIIIFINKINNQEYLVLVASSKELHNNKQYQSNNILQKILKTYNGKGGGSPILAQGKIDKFITEKEINKIIY encoded by the coding sequence ATGTCAATAAAATGAACAACAGATAAAGTTAGAACAACTTGATTAAATTTTTTTAAAAGTTATGATCATCACATTTTAGAAAGTGCATCACTTGTTCCAAATGATGATCCTTCACTATTGTGGATTAATTCTGGAGTTGCTACATTAAAACCATATTTTGATGGACGACAAACCCCAATTGCTAAAAGATTAGCAAATTCACAAAAAGCAATTAGAACTAATGATATTGAAAATATTGGTATTACAGCAAGACATCAAACTTTTTTTGAAATGTTAGGTAATTTTTCAATTGGTGATTATTTTAAAAAAGAAGCTATTATTTGAGGATGAGAATTTTTAACTAGTAAAAAATGATTAAATTTAGATGCTAATTTATTATATGTAACAGTTTTTAATGAAGATGAAGAAACATATAATTTATGATTAAATATTATTAAATTACCAAAAGAACGTATTATTAAAGGTACAAGATCTACTAACTTTTGAGATATGGGTCAAGGTCCTTGTGGTCCTAATACTGAAATTTATTATGATCGTGGTATTAAATATGATCCTAAAAATATTGGTATTAAATTATTAAAAGATGATATTGAAAATGATCGTTATATTGAAATTTGAAATATTGTTTTTTCACAATTTAATAATGATGGCAAAAATAATTATACTGATTTACCAAGAAAAAATATTGATACTGGTGCAGGATTAGAAAGACTAGTAGCAATTTTACAAGATGTGCCAACTAACTTTGATACTGATTTATTTCAAAATATTATTCATGAATGTGAAAAATTGACAAATTTTCGTTATGATATTAATAATTATTTTACACAAGAGATTAAGCAAAAAACTATTAATACTGCATTTAAAATTATTGCTGATCATATTCGTTGCTTAGTTTTTGCAATTAGTGATGGTGTTTTTCCTAGTAATAAAGATCGTGGTTATGTATTACGAAGATTGATTAGAAGAGCTGTTGTATATGGACAAAAACTTAATATTAATGAACCATTTTTGTTTAAGTTAGTTTCAATTATTATCAAAGTTATGGGTCAACATTATCAAGAATTACATGAAAAAGTCGATTTAGTAACTAATATTATTAAAAGCGAAGAATTAAAATTTTGAACAACATTAATAACAGGAAAACAATTATTATTACAAGTTATTAGTGATAATAAAAAAGTAGATGCAACTGCGGCTTTTAAATTATTTGATACCTATGGTTATCCTATTGAATTAACATTAGAGATTGCAAATGAAGAAAATGCTACTGTTGATTTAAAAGGTTTTCAAAAGTTATTGGATAACAGTAAAGATAATACAAGAAAAGTAAGAATTAATCATCAAGCATTAACAATTCAATCTTCATTATTAACTAATTTAAAAGTTCCTTCAACCTTTGTTGGTTATGATAAAGAACAAATAAATACAAATATTGTTTTTATGTTTAAATCAGAGCATGAGGTAAAATTTTTAAAAAATGAAAAAGGTTATTTAATTTTAAATGAAACGCCTTTTTATGCAGAAAAGGGGGGACAAGCATCTGATGATGGCATTATCACAGGAGAAAATGGAACGGCCTCTGTTATTGATGTACAACAAGGACCACAAAAACAGCATATTCATCAAGTGGAAGTAAAAGGTGAATTAACACAAACAGAAATTGTTGAAGCACAAATTAATAGTTCACATCGTTTTTATACAAGAAAAAATCATTCAGGAACTCATTTATTACATGCTGCTTTAAGAAAATTATTAGGTTTACATGTTATGCAATCTGGAAGTTTTAATAATTATCAATATTTACGATTAGATTTTAGTCATTATCAAATGTTAACTTTAGAACAAATTATAAGTATAGAACAACAAGTAAGTAAATGAATTAAAGGTAAATATCCTTGTGAAATTATTTATTGTACATATGAAGAAGCAATCAAAATTGGAGCTTTAGCTTTTTTTGGTGAAAAATATGAAGAAAAAGTTCGAGTAATTAAGTTTGGTGATTTTTCAATTGAACTTTGTGGGGGTACTCATTGTTATAATTCACAAGAAGTAGAACAATTATTAATAACTAATGTTGAATCAAAAGGTTCTGGTTCTTATCGAATTCATGCTTTAACATCATTAAAAACTATTAATGAATACTTAACACAACAAATAATAATGATTAAAGAACAAAGCAATAATTTATTTATGCAATATCAAAAAAATAAAGATAATTGTATGCAAGAAGAAATTGAAAAAATATATGATACTATTAATAACTTAAAAGTGGTAGCTGCTGATTGAAGAAAAGGAAAAATGTTATTACTAGAATTACATGGTTTATTTAAAAAATGACAAATTAATTTTGAAGAATTAAATCGTCAGAAGATAGTGAAAAAATATTTAACTTTAGTTCCAAAAAATGAAAATAATTATAAACTATTAATTGCAAATTTTGAAAATTTAGATATTAAAACATTAAGAGAAATAATTGAACATTATCGTAATCAATATCAAAATATTATTATTATTTTTATTAATAAAATTAATAATCAAGAATATTTAGTATTAGTTGCTTCAAGTAAAGAATTGCATAATAATAAACAGTATCAAAGTAATAATATTTTACAAAAAATATTAAAAACATATAATGGTAAGGGTGGCGGTAGCCCAATCTTAGCGCAAGGGAAGATTGATAAGTTTATTACAGAAAAAGAAATTAATAAAATTATATATTAA
- the nusA gene encoding transcription termination factor NusA, with protein MDKEISQIILNAINEIAEEKQIAKEDIIEALKEGLKKAYEYQSHRDDSTNIRIEIDQNKGTIKILKDLIVVPKVEDPELEIALSTIKTKNPGLTIGDTYTQIIPSDQFSRLSIFKAIQVVKQSIREAEKTSIYDEFIDKKDHILIGTIESVEETYMLIKIGRAYAFLPKQNQIPSEILPKNKPIANNTYIKFYVEDIIKNKNYGQILASRTHVNFLRCLLELEVPEIAQGVIEVKDIARIPGIRAKVAIVSHDPSIDGIGACIGPKGERTKLITQELSGEKIDIIAWNPNIKEYIINALTPAKVISIDINEEEQQANIIVPTEQLSLAIGKNGMAAKLVAGVTHWNINITSLEQAKENNIKFTWNGNIKESEYEKFISELLKKTQWKNKNQ; from the coding sequence GTGGACAAAGAAATTAGTCAAATCATTTTAAATGCCATAAATGAAATTGCTGAAGAAAAACAAATAGCAAAAGAAGATATCATTGAAGCTTTAAAAGAAGGACTAAAAAAAGCATATGAATATCAAAGTCATCGTGATGATAGTACAAATATCAGAATTGAAATTGATCAAAATAAAGGTACTATTAAAATTTTAAAGGATTTAATTGTTGTTCCAAAAGTTGAAGATCCTGAATTAGAAATTGCACTTTCAACTATTAAAACAAAGAATCCTGGCTTAACAATTGGTGATACATATACGCAAATAATTCCTAGTGATCAATTCTCTCGTTTATCAATTTTTAAAGCCATTCAAGTAGTTAAACAATCAATTCGTGAAGCAGAAAAAACATCAATTTATGATGAATTTATTGATAAAAAAGATCACATATTAATTGGTACTATTGAAAGTGTTGAAGAAACTTATATGTTAATTAAAATTGGTAGAGCCTATGCTTTCTTACCAAAACAAAATCAAATCCCTAGTGAGATCTTACCAAAAAATAAACCAATCGCTAATAATACTTATATCAAATTTTATGTTGAAGATATTATTAAAAATAAAAACTATGGTCAAATTTTAGCATCAAGAACTCACGTTAATTTTTTACGTTGTTTACTAGAATTAGAAGTTCCTGAAATCGCACAAGGTGTAATCGAAGTTAAAGATATTGCTCGTATTCCTGGAATTAGAGCTAAGGTTGCAATTGTTAGTCATGATCCAAGCATTGATGGTATTGGTGCATGTATTGGCCCAAAAGGCGAAAGAACAAAACTAATTACGCAAGAATTAAGTGGCGAAAAAATTGACATTATTGCCTGAAATCCTAATATAAAAGAATATATAATTAACGCTTTAACACCAGCTAAAGTTATTTCAATTGATATTAATGAAGAAGAACAACAAGCAAATATTATTGTTCCTACTGAACAATTATCATTAGCTATTGGTAAAAATGGTATGGCTGCTAAATTAGTTGCCGGTGTAACTCACTGAAATATTAATATTACTTCATTAGAACAAGCAAAAGAAAATAATATTAAATTTACTTGAAATGGTAATATTAAAGAAAGTGAATATGAAAAGTTTATATCTGAATTATTAAAAAAAACACAATGAAAAAATAAAAATCAATAA
- the tpx gene encoding thiol peroxidase, which produces MLQLTIKGKPVHIKNEIIKVGDTLSFSAVNKTMDNMNLEKFTNKFKIISSVPSIDTKTCALQTIHFNKEATKLKDLVIITISKDLPFAQNRFCEKLKMNNNFHIWSDYRNNENNFSNTTNLLIDEIQLLARTIIIVDKNNKVIYLQIVKEVTLEPNYDEVLKFIKTLT; this is translated from the coding sequence ATGTTGCAATTAACAATTAAAGGTAAACCCGTTCATATTAAAAATGAAATAATCAAAGTTGGAGATACTTTATCATTTTCTGCAGTTAATAAAACAATGGATAATATGAATTTGGAAAAATTCACTAATAAATTTAAAATTATTTCTAGTGTACCAAGCATTGATACTAAAACTTGTGCTTTACAAACTATACACTTTAATAAAGAGGCCACTAAATTAAAAGATTTAGTTATTATTACTATTTCCAAAGATTTACCATTTGCTCAAAATCGCTTTTGTGAAAAACTAAAAATGAATAATAATTTTCATATTTGAAGTGATTATCGTAATAATGAAAATAATTTTAGTAATACTACTAATTTATTAATTGATGAAATCCAATTATTAGCACGTACTATTATCATTGTTGATAAAAATAACAAAGTTATATATTTACAAATTGTTAAAGAAGTAACATTAGAACCAAACTATGATGAAGTTCTAAAATTTATTAAAACTTTAACATAA
- a CDS encoding sugar phosphate nucleotidyltransferase — MKVAIIFAAGIGSRLQPISNNVHKSLIKFKGLTLIEHIINHLIEIHDLKKIIVITGHLKDEFNFLTHKYSKLILINNQHFLDYNSGYALTLVSSYFNGQDDIFIISGDMISTKNIFLNNFSTNMMAAINRDHDNIKEDWSYKLNKNGNIIDIIKSKKKDSFLAGEWSYITKKWTKVLGEDLINPQQELVLQTTMVGKYLISNSIKHNFELKPYVLSFDCHWDVDNIIDLERTNKYFK; from the coding sequence ATGAAAGTTGCTATTATTTTTGCAGCAGGAATTGGCAGTAGATTACAACCTATCTCAAATAATGTTCATAAATCGTTAATTAAATTTAAAGGTTTAACTTTAATTGAACATATAATTAATCATTTAATTGAAATACATGATTTAAAAAAAATTATTGTCATTACTGGTCATTTAAAAGATGAATTTAATTTTCTTACTCATAAATATTCAAAATTAATTTTAATAAATAATCAACATTTCCTTGATTATAATAGTGGTTATGCTTTGACATTAGTATCATCATATTTTAATGGTCAAGATGATATTTTTATTATTTCTGGTGATATGATTAGTACAAAAAATATTTTTTTAAATAATTTTTCAACTAATATGATGGCCGCTATTAATCGTGATCATGATAATATCAAAGAAGATTGAAGTTATAAATTAAACAAGAATGGTAATATTATTGATATTATTAAAAGTAAAAAAAAGGATAGTTTCTTGGCAGGAGAATGAAGTTATATTACTAAAAAATGAACAAAAGTTCTTGGTGAAGATTTAATAAATCCACAACAAGAACTTGTATTGCAAACAACAATGGTTGGTAAATATTTAATTAGTAATAGTATTAAACATAATTTTGAATTAAAACCTTATGTTTTATCATTTGATTGTCATTGGGATGTTGATAATATTATTGATTTAGAACGAACTAATAAATATTTTAAATAA
- the infB gene encoding translation initiation factor IF-2: MAKKRISQQTQNINQQLKQKTSQINEKGVFLYNEPLTISEFAKALHHPVTDIIKYFMKQGKLFNQNQILTQELMLELCLEWNIDFEKAKVVTYENLLENINLEDDKKNLVTRPPVVTIMGHVDHGKTTLLDTIRNSKVTNQEHGGITQHIGAYQIKTNNKLITFIDTPGHEAFTEMRSRGSKITDIVVLVVAGDDGVMPQTREAIDHAKVAGVSIIVFVNKMDKPNVNTDRIMNELANCDLTSEEWGGDTIFVYGSALKNQGIDELLEAILVIAELKELNANPNRFANGTVIESHHDKNVGSICTLLIQGGTLKVTDIVVAGSVKGKIKRLINDTGKIITKAGPSMPVQVLGFETAPTPGESFIVFNDDKLARKVALVRQTEETNKIRNNRQISLGNLTQDVATGELKQINVILRADTQGSVQAIVQAVNKINVNDITVKFIRATIGGISESDIKLAQTSGSIIYGFNVRPNHVIREAANNAGVEIRLHNIIYKITEELELAAKGLLEPTYEDKILGQARVIKTFHFSKVGTIAGCVVINGFIQRNSKVHIIRDDVVIYNGEISGLKHEKNDLKIAKKETQCGITIKNSNDLKENDIIESYLVEEVETK, from the coding sequence ATGGCAAAAAAACGAATATCTCAACAAACACAAAATATTAATCAACAACTAAAACAAAAAACATCTCAAATTAATGAAAAAGGAGTATTTTTATATAACGAACCATTAACTATTTCAGAATTTGCTAAAGCATTGCATCATCCAGTAACTGACATTATTAAATACTTCATGAAACAAGGCAAACTATTTAATCAAAATCAAATATTAACTCAAGAATTAATGCTTGAACTTTGTTTAGAATGAAATATTGATTTTGAAAAAGCTAAAGTGGTAACATATGAAAACTTATTAGAAAATATTAATCTCGAAGATGATAAAAAAAATTTAGTAACTCGACCACCTGTTGTTACAATTATGGGCCACGTTGATCATGGAAAAACAACACTATTAGATACTATCCGTAATTCTAAAGTTACTAATCAAGAACACGGTGGTATTACTCAACATATTGGTGCTTATCAAATTAAAACTAATAATAAATTAATTACTTTTATTGATACCCCAGGTCACGAAGCATTTACTGAAATGCGTTCACGTGGTTCTAAAATTACTGATATTGTTGTTTTAGTAGTTGCTGGTGATGATGGTGTGATGCCACAAACTCGTGAAGCAATTGACCATGCAAAAGTAGCTGGTGTTTCAATTATTGTTTTTGTTAATAAAATGGATAAACCAAATGTTAATACTGATCGCATTATGAATGAACTAGCTAATTGTGATTTAACTAGTGAAGAATGAGGTGGCGATACTATTTTTGTTTATGGTAGTGCTTTAAAAAATCAAGGAATTGATGAATTATTAGAAGCAATATTAGTAATTGCTGAATTAAAAGAACTAAATGCTAATCCAAATCGATTTGCTAATGGAACTGTTATCGAATCTCATCATGATAAAAATGTTGGTTCAATTTGTACTTTATTAATACAAGGTGGAACACTAAAAGTTACTGATATTGTAGTTGCGGGTAGTGTTAAAGGAAAAATTAAACGCCTTATTAATGATACTGGTAAAATAATTACTAAAGCCGGACCTTCAATGCCTGTTCAAGTTTTAGGATTTGAAACAGCCCCTACTCCTGGTGAATCTTTTATTGTTTTTAATGATGATAAATTAGCAAGAAAAGTAGCACTAGTACGACAAACAGAAGAAACAAATAAAATTAGAAATAATCGACAAATTAGTTTAGGTAATTTAACACAAGATGTTGCTACAGGTGAATTAAAACAAATTAATGTTATTTTACGAGCAGATACTCAAGGTTCAGTGCAAGCAATCGTTCAAGCAGTAAATAAAATTAATGTTAATGATATTACTGTTAAGTTTATTAGAGCAACTATTGGTGGTATTAGTGAATCAGATATTAAACTTGCTCAAACTTCAGGAAGTATTATTTATGGTTTCAATGTTCGCCCCAATCATGTTATTCGTGAAGCTGCTAACAATGCCGGTGTTGAAATTAGATTACATAATATCATTTATAAAATAACTGAAGAATTAGAATTGGCTGCTAAAGGTTTATTAGAACCAACTTATGAAGATAAAATTCTTGGTCAAGCACGAGTTATTAAAACTTTTCATTTTTCAAAAGTAGGAACAATTGCTGGTTGTGTTGTCATTAATGGTTTCATTCAACGTAATAGCAAAGTTCATATCATTCGTGATGATGTTGTTATTTATAACGGTGAAATCAGTGGTTTAAAACATGAAAAAAATGATTTAAAAATTGCTAAAAAAGAAACTCAATGCGGTATTACTATTAAAAATAGTAATGACTTAAAAGAAAATGATATTATTGAATCATATTTAGTAGAAGAAGTGGAGACAAAATAG
- a CDS encoding agmatine deiminase family protein — MAQKIYSTLNSDDFYVIPEFLEHQQCWMVWPERTDNWRLGAKPAQEKISKLANIISEHEHVNMIVSKNQFNNARNLLNKNITIIEMSTNDCFIRDYGPIFLQNKETKNIRGLKFNFNAWGGEIVGIYSPWNDDDMIAYKIFELQKIDYYFLPIILESSMIMLDGEGTCFASYEGILCQERNPNLSQEQIEMYLKDYLNVVNIIWIPYGLPYDETKGRLDNIMCIVDSNTILLSWTENTIDDRYLAVKKCWDVLSKSINAHGKKYKIIKIPLPKNDVRNSDDIKMIDFNIYHNRILANQKLVTSYLNLYISNKVVIIPTFNDEESETKLLDILSKTNVFNNKQIVLFDARELILGKSGIHSLICHQPALISTT; from the coding sequence ATGGCACAAAAAATTTATTCAACACTAAATAGTGATGATTTTTATGTTATTCCTGAATTTTTAGAACATCAACAATGTTGAATGGTATGACCAGAAAGAACCGATAATTGAAGATTAGGCGCTAAACCAGCACAAGAAAAAATAAGTAAACTTGCTAATATTATTAGTGAACATGAACATGTAAATATGATTGTTAGTAAAAATCAATTTAATAATGCTAGAAATTTATTAAATAAAAATATTACAATTATCGAAATGTCTACTAATGATTGCTTTATTCGTGATTATGGTCCAATCTTTCTTCAAAATAAAGAAACAAAGAATATTAGAGGCTTAAAATTTAATTTTAATGCTTGAGGTGGAGAAATAGTAGGTATTTATTCACCTTGAAATGATGATGATATGATAGCATACAAAATATTTGAACTACAAAAAATTGATTACTATTTTCTACCAATCATTTTAGAATCTAGCATGATTATGTTAGATGGTGAAGGTACTTGTTTTGCTAGTTATGAAGGTATTTTATGTCAAGAACGTAATCCTAATTTATCACAAGAGCAAATAGAAATGTATTTAAAAGACTATCTAAATGTTGTAAATATTATTTGAATACCTTATGGATTACCATATGACGAAACCAAAGGAAGATTAGATAATATCATGTGTATAGTTGATAGTAATACTATTTTATTAAGTTGAACAGAAAATACTATTGATGATCGTTATCTTGCTGTTAAAAAGTGTTGAGATGTATTATCAAAATCAATAAATGCTCATGGCAAAAAATATAAAATTATAAAAATTCCTTTACCAAAAAATGACGTTCGTAATAGTGATGATATTAAAATGATTGATTTTAACATTTATCATAATCGTATCCTAGCAAATCAAAAACTTGTCACTAGTTATCTTAACTTATATATAAGTAACAAAGTTGTTATTATTCCTACTTTCAATGATGAAGAAAGTGAAACTAAACTTCTAGATATTTTATCAAAAACAAATGTATTTAATAATAAACAAATTGTTTTATTTGATGCTAGAGAACTTATTCTTGGTAAAAGTGGCATTCATAGTTTAATTTGTCATCAACCAGCTTTAATATCTACTACATAA
- a CDS encoding IS30 family transposase, which produces MSYKHLGIDERIYIENQLKFKFKISEIAKNLNRSISTIIREINRNKDNNHYFSLIAQNKAENRKQSHISFHKFKNKNLVKYVQQKLLLGWSPEQIYGRIKNFHKEWVISFKTIYTWIYFGMLDKVTSKNLRRKGKKRKSKENRGKFNGKSIKERDINVNDRITLGHWEGDTIVSSRGKSKSCLITLVERVSRFTLAILVKNRTTKVINKNVSYYLSILPKNIVKTITFDRGKEFSNWQQLEKNLDIKIYFANPYSPWQRGTNENTNGLIREKFPKKFIFSKTNKNEVHKFILSLNQRPRKILNYLSPIEYLDRKII; this is translated from the coding sequence ATGAGTTATAAACATCTTGGCATAGATGAAAGGATTTATATTGAGAATCAATTGAAATTTAAATTTAAAATTAGTGAAATAGCTAAAAATCTTAATCGAAGTATTAGTACTATTATTCGAGAAATTAATAGAAATAAAGATAATAATCATTATTTTTCATTAATTGCACAAAATAAAGCTGAAAATCGAAAACAATCACATATTAGTTTTCATAAGTTTAAAAATAAGAATTTAGTAAAATATGTACAACAAAAATTACTATTAGGTTGATCACCTGAACAAATTTATGGCAGAATTAAAAATTTTCATAAAGAGTGAGTTATTAGTTTTAAAACAATTTATACTTGAATTTATTTTGGAATGCTTGATAAAGTTACTAGTAAAAATTTAAGAAGAAAAGGTAAAAAACGAAAATCTAAAGAAAATCGTGGCAAGTTTAATGGTAAATCAATTAAAGAACGAGATATAAATGTTAATGATCGTATAACACTTGGTCATTGAGAAGGAGATACTATAGTATCATCACGAGGTAAAAGCAAATCATGTTTAATAACTTTAGTTGAAAGAGTATCACGATTTACTTTAGCAATATTAGTTAAAAACAGAACTACTAAAGTTATTAATAAAAATGTTAGTTATTATTTATCAATTCTTCCTAAAAACATTGTTAAAACTATTACTTTTGATCGTGGCAAAGAATTTTCAAATTGACAACAACTTGAAAAAAATTTAGATATAAAAATTTATTTTGCCAATCCATATTCACCTTGACAAAGAGGTACTAATGAAAATACTAATGGTTTAATTAGAGAAAAATTTCCTAAAAAATTTATTTTTTCAAAAACTAATAAAAATGAAGTTCATAAATTTATATTGTCTTTAAACCAAAGACCAAGAAAAATACTAAATTATCTTTCACCAATCGAATATTTGGATAGAAAAATAATTTAG